A DNA window from Malus domestica chromosome 12, GDT2T_hap1 contains the following coding sequences:
- the LOC139189804 gene encoding uncharacterized protein, which produces MDHRNVYAILEQDSTDDDIDNFADQRLESSMEIESFCYSMQNQFVTSCRISLLLMQNQFVTQCRIKLLLHAESVCYFMQNQFVTQCRINLLLHAESVCYFMENQFVTQCRINVTPRPTTTPTTAATAPAEMDHRPVNPVDPVGRPIPQAPTSSTSSMALLKNIWGPCRQLKTAKVTQVTNGRITIGYDERHWAAPLAEQHSALVHDIGHVVPTYCPMRWKSWKMLEEANNTVRNHLWTNYNFDDINDDMLAYLNRLFSKRYKQWKSDLHQYFEMFDDPQVILEEGCSNKFEDRQDSWVWLCGHFQESGYVKAKVNKINREKKTLLLIFFYFMRVQNSWRLTSLLTFMFGPGMS; this is translated from the exons ATGGATCATAGGAATGTGTATGCTATACTAGAACAAGACTCTACTGACGATGACATCGACAATTTTGCTGACCAACGTCTAGAATCTTCGATGGAAATTG AATCATTTTGTTACTCAATGCAGAATCAGTTTGTTACTTCATGCAGAATCAGTTTGTTACTCATGCAGAATCAGTTTGTTACTCAATGCAGAATCAAGTTGTTACTTCATGCAGAATCAGTTTGTTACTTCATGCAGAATCAGTTTGTTACTCAATGCAGAATCAATTTGTTACTTCATGCAGAATCAGTTTGTTACTTCATGGAGAATCAGTTTGTTACTCAATGCAGAATCA ATGTCACACCTCGTCCGACGACTACACCTACTACTGCTGCCACTGCTCCAGCAGAGATGGACCATAGGCCGGTGAATCCAGTTGACCCAGTTGGTCGTCCAATCCCACAGGCGCCGACATCTTCGACTTCTTCGATGGCGCTACTT AAAAACATATGGGGACCTTGTCGGCAATTAAAGACGGCGAAGGTCACCCAGGTGACCAACGGTCGTATCACAATCGGATACGATGAGCGACATTGGGCAGCACCACTTGCGGAGCAGCATAGTGCATTGGTCCACGACATTGGGCACGTTGTGCCGACCTATTGCCCTATGCGGTGGAAGTCTTGGAAGATGCTGGAGGAGGCAAATAACACGGTGCGCAATCATTTATGG ACAAACTACAATTTCGATGACATCAATGATGACATGTTGGCGTACCTCAATCGGCTCTTCTCCAAACGCTACAAGCAGTGGAAAAGTGATCTGCACCAGTATTTCGAGATGTTTGATGATCCGCAGGTCATTCTCGAGGAAGGTTGCTCGAACAAGTTCGAGGACCGACAAGATAGTTGGGTTTGGCTCTGCGGTCATTTTCAGGAGTCGGGCTATGTG AAGGCTAAGGTGAACAAGATCAATCGAGAGAAGAAAActcttctccttatctttttctaTTTCATGAGGGTTCAAAATTCTTGGAGATTGACGTCTTTGCTGACATTTATGTTCGGCCCAGGAATGAGTTGA